A genomic region of Leptospira terpstrae serovar Hualin str. LT 11-33 = ATCC 700639 contains the following coding sequences:
- a CDS encoding pyridoxal phosphate-dependent aminotransferase, protein MRRNIVHSGADALIYEIRQIVALAKQIEAMGVAITWENIGDPIQKGESVPNWMKDIVSGLVAQNKSWAYTATQGDETTRKFLASKVNERGGAQITSEDILFFNGLGDAVAKIFGFMRREARILGPSPAYSTLSSAEAAHSGYEHLTYELNPDNDWMPDLEDIENKVKYNDSIAGILLINPDNPTGAVYPKEVMREIVKICEKYDIILICDETYAHVNYSEWGSIHLSEVIGDKVCGFALRSISKEFPWPGARCGWLEVFNRKNDPTFERYIKSLLDAKMLEVCSTTLPQLSIPLVYSHPEFLNHLKFRNEKFKKRAEKATTILSGIPGVKVIQPKGAFYLTVLFEEGALKSHMTLPISNTKVRDFVAPLMDKAALDRRFVLHLLASAGICVVPLSSFCCNRNGFRVTLLEEDETKFEWIYKTLADNIRKYLAS, encoded by the coding sequence ATGAGAAGAAATATAGTCCACTCGGGTGCTGATGCACTCATTTATGAAATCCGCCAGATAGTAGCCCTTGCCAAACAAATTGAGGCAATGGGTGTTGCGATTACCTGGGAAAATATTGGAGACCCCATCCAAAAGGGAGAATCTGTTCCTAATTGGATGAAAGACATTGTGAGTGGACTTGTCGCCCAAAACAAATCTTGGGCCTATACTGCAACGCAAGGGGATGAAACCACTCGCAAATTTTTAGCATCCAAAGTGAATGAAAGAGGTGGGGCCCAGATCACTTCTGAGGACATCCTTTTCTTTAACGGCCTAGGGGATGCTGTCGCAAAAATATTTGGTTTTATGAGACGGGAAGCAAGAATCCTTGGACCTTCCCCCGCCTATTCTACGTTATCTTCTGCAGAAGCTGCCCATTCTGGATACGAACACTTAACTTATGAACTAAATCCTGATAACGATTGGATGCCTGATTTAGAAGACATTGAAAACAAAGTAAAATACAATGATTCGATTGCAGGAATTCTTCTTATCAATCCGGACAATCCTACTGGTGCCGTATACCCTAAAGAAGTGATGCGAGAGATAGTCAAAATTTGCGAAAAGTATGACATCATCTTAATTTGTGATGAAACTTACGCTCATGTAAATTATTCGGAATGGGGAAGTATCCACTTATCAGAAGTGATTGGAGATAAGGTCTGTGGGTTTGCTCTTCGATCTATTTCTAAAGAATTCCCATGGCCTGGGGCACGTTGTGGTTGGCTTGAAGTGTTTAATCGTAAAAACGATCCAACCTTTGAAAGATATATTAAATCGTTGTTAGATGCAAAGATGTTGGAAGTTTGTTCTACTACACTTCCCCAACTTTCTATACCTCTGGTATATTCCCATCCGGAATTTTTAAATCATCTCAAGTTTAGAAACGAGAAGTTTAAAAAACGTGCAGAAAAAGCTACAACTATCCTTTCTGGAATTCCAGGTGTGAAAGTCATCCAACCAAAGGGTGCCTTCTATTTAACTGTTCTATTTGAAGAGGGTGCATTAAAATCTCATATGACCCTTCCCATATCTAACACTAAGGTTCGTGACTTTGTAGCTCCTCTGATGGACAAGGCAGCTCTTGATCGACGTTTTGTTTTGCATCTGTTAGCTTCTGCGGGGATTTGTGTGGTTCCGCTCAGTTCCTTCTGTTGTAACCGCAATGGATTTCGTGTCACCTTACTCGAAGAAGACGAGACAAAGTTTGAATGGATTTACAAAACTCTTGCGGATAATATCAGGAAGTATTTAGCATCTTAA
- a CDS encoding S1C family serine protease yields the protein MERKTSIPPVVYINFALVFVLLFAIFFPEIRSAVTKLFASPKPISSSKQSQAIQIQSSFRNVYREAQQFVVSIRTKKTEMIFHPYAFGESREDRISSIGSGFIIDERGFVVTNYHVIKNAEIIEIIMSDGRIFPARYVGSHERADIALLKIPSNDRFTPAFLGNSDEIEVGDWAIAVGSPYGLEKTFTVGVVSAKSREDLDETGQTHIQTDTAINPGSSGGPLLNIYGEVVGINRMIRSSSGASAGIGFAIPINYAKRVLRQIEQNVGQNIRPATLGVMATAPLPDHRKSLGIPGETVGVLVYDIEPNSSAEKGGLRRYDFIEGANGLQIRHINDLREQVGLVGLGGVLRLKILRDTQEMELSIPLVEAAYKKGQ from the coding sequence ATGGAAAGAAAAACTTCGATTCCGCCAGTCGTCTACATTAACTTTGCTTTAGTTTTTGTACTTTTGTTCGCTATCTTCTTTCCGGAGATTCGATCGGCTGTAACAAAACTTTTTGCTTCCCCAAAACCTATTTCTTCTAGTAAACAAAGCCAAGCCATACAAATCCAATCTAGCTTTCGCAACGTTTACCGCGAAGCCCAACAATTTGTAGTTTCTATCCGTACGAAAAAAACAGAGATGATTTTCCATCCTTATGCATTTGGTGAAAGTAGGGAAGATAGGATATCCTCCATTGGAAGTGGATTCATCATTGATGAGAGGGGGTTTGTTGTCACAAACTACCATGTCATAAAAAATGCAGAGATCATAGAAATCATCATGTCTGATGGGCGAATTTTTCCTGCTCGATATGTGGGAAGCCATGAAAGGGCAGACATCGCACTTTTAAAAATCCCAAGTAACGACCGTTTTACTCCAGCATTTCTCGGCAACTCCGATGAAATAGAAGTAGGGGATTGGGCCATTGCTGTTGGCTCTCCTTACGGACTTGAAAAAACATTTACTGTGGGTGTGGTATCTGCCAAGTCCAGAGAGGATCTGGATGAAACAGGACAAACTCATATCCAAACCGATACTGCTATCAATCCTGGATCGAGCGGTGGACCTCTTTTAAATATTTACGGGGAAGTAGTAGGTATCAACCGTATGATCCGTTCTTCCTCTGGTGCGAGCGCCGGGATCGGGTTTGCCATTCCTATCAACTATGCCAAACGAGTGCTTCGCCAAATCGAACAAAATGTAGGGCAGAACATCCGACCTGCTACCCTAGGAGTGATGGCAACCGCTCCCCTCCCTGACCATAGAAAGTCGCTCGGGATACCTGGAGAAACCGTTGGGGTTTTGGTCTATGACATTGAACCCAATTCCTCTGCAGAAAAAGGGGGACTCAGGCGCTACGATTTTATCGAGGGGGCCAACGGCCTCCAAATACGCCATATCAACGATTTACGAGAACAAGTAGGACTTGTTGGTCTCGGGGGCGTCTTACGGTTGAAGATATTACGGGATACCCAAGAGATGGAATTATCGATCCCTTTGGTCGAGGCCGCCTATAAAAAAGGCCAGTAA